CCGATGGTCGCTGCGCCAGCCGCTCGTCGACCCGATCGGCGACGGCGGGTGGGCCACCACGATGCGCAGGGGCTCCTCCCCCACCACGACGGTGGCGGTGAAGCCGCCGAACGACGTCGCCAGGGGTACGACGTCGTCGATCGCCGTGCGCGAGAACAGCATCGTGCCCTCGATACCCGTGCCGGTCTCGCCTTCTCGATAGGGGAACAAGTCGGCCAGCCCCGACTCCTCCATCAGCGCCAGGGCGCCGGGAGTGATCTCCTCCACCGCCAGCAGGTCCACGCCGCGTCGCGACGCCTCACGCAACACCACCGAACCGTCACCCCGCCCCACGGACAGGTTGGCGGTCATCACGATGACCGGCTCGGCACCGGCTGCCGGTGGCGGGTTGGCCCCGGTGAACAGCGGCGCCAGCCAGAACGAGTGCAGGACGAGGCCGGCGATCGGCAGGACCACCAGGACCGTGCCGCGCAGTCCACCGACCACGCGCCGCGCCACGATCAGCACCAGGGCCGCGGCGTACAGCGGGACGGCCAGCGGCGTGAACGCCACTCCTCGGATCCACCAGCCTCCGTCGGCCTGCACCAGTCGAAGCACTGTGAGCATCCCCGCCAGGGCGAGGAAGCCGGCGACGACAAGCCAGAAGAGAACCGAGCGAGCGCGCATGTCGGGCAACCTACGTCACCGTCTGCCTCACTGGGGTGCGTACAGCGCCTCGATGCCCTTGTAGTCGCCCAGGCCCAGCGTGCGCTGGTCGCTGGAGCACGAGATGAGGAGCGGCGGCATGGTCAGGTTGCGGTTGGCGGCGCTCACGTGGCCGAGCCCGAACGCGTGCCCCCACTCGTGGGTGGCGATGGCCTGCAGGTCGAAACGGCTGCGGCAGCGATGGGGCACCTTGGTGACCACGGCCGGCGAGTTCGAGACGCGCATGTCGGCGGCGACCATCTGGCCGGTGCTGTCCCACCAGAAGCAGGTCCAGCCGTAGATGCCGCGCGGCAGGGCGCCGAAGTCGACGGCGTTGCTGGTGTTGTAGTCACCGCAGGTGATGTTGTTGCCGATCACGTCGATGTCGGGACGGGTGCTCGAGACACCGGCGTACGACGACCCGACGGTGGAGACCCGCGCCAGCCCGCAGTCGTTGCGGCCACCGGCGATGTTCTTGGCGCCGGCCACGAGGTCGCGCAGGGCGCGCGACTTGTTGAGGTGGCGCGGCGTCGAGCTGGCGTCGAACGTCCAGGTAAGGGGGGCGGCCCACGCGTGGCCGCCGGAGTTGAACTGGGCGTCCTTGCAGGCGTCGGCGTTGCGCTGCTGGCGGGCAGCGACCACCGGCTCGAGCTCCTCGACCTCGGCGGTGACGACACCGGAGAGGGAGGTGCTGACGGTGAAGTCCAGGGCGTCGCCGCCGGTCTTGTCGCGGGCAGCGGCGGCGCCCACGCCCATGCCTGCGGGCGGGATGGTCACGGCGGCGTTGCCGGCGTAGACAACTCGGCCCACGAGCGAGCAGGACGGGTCGGTGGTGGCCTGCAAGACCTCGATCGGGATGTCGCCCTGCCAGCGGCAGGCGTCGACCTGGGGCGAGGGTGACTGGGCGGTGGCGCCCATCAGCTGCACGACCGGCCACATCACTAGAACGACCAGGACAGGGTCGAGCCAGCGGCGGATGTGCCGCGGCCTCTTCGAGCTGGTGTCATCCATGACTATTCTCCCGTATCACCGGGGAGGAGGGATGCCCGTCCGTGGGCTTTCCCGGTGCCGTACCGAATTTAGGGTACGGCTAACGGCGGCATGAGGGTTTTCAGAGAATTACCAGGTCGTCGCGGTGTACGACCTCGCGCTCGTACGCCGCGCCGAGCGTGGACACCAGCTCTGACGTGCTCTTTCCCAGCAGCTGGGGAATCTCCGTCGCGTCGAAATTGACTAGACCACGGGCCACCGGTCGACCGTCGGGGCCCACCAGATCGACCGGGTCTCCGGCGTCGAAGCTGCCCTCGACCCCCGTCACCCCGGCAGCCAGCAACGAGGCCCGCCGACCGGTCACCGCGGTCACCGCACCCGTGTCGAGCACGAGACGGCCGCGGGGCTCGGTGGCGTGCGCCAGCCACAGCAACCGGGTCGGCCGCTTCTTGCCGGTGGCGTGGAACAGCGTGCCCACCGGCTCGCCCGCGAGCGCAGCGGCGGCCTGGTCTGCCGCGGCGAGCACGACCGGGATGCCGGCGCCGGTCGCGATGCGGGCCGACTCCAGCTTGGTGACCATGCCGCCGGTGCCCACTCCCGACCCACCGGCCGAGCCCGTCTTGATGTGGGCGAGGTCGTCCTCGGAGCGCACTTCGGCGACGAGTCGGCTGCCTTCGCGCGTCGGCGGGCCGTCGTACAAGCCGTCGACGTCGGAGAGCAGCACCAGCAGGTCGGCGTGCACCAGGTGCGCCACCAGCGCTGCGAGGCGGTCGTTGTCACCGAAGCGGATCTCGGTCGTCGCCACCGTGTCGTTCTCGTTGACGATCGGCAGGGCGCCGAGCTCGAGCAGCTTGGCGAAGGTGCGGTAGGCGTTGCGGTAGTGCGCGCGCCGCGTCACGTCGTCGACGGTCAGCAGCACTTGGCCGGTGACGAGGCCGTGCCGGGCGAACTCCTCCTGGTAGCGGTGCGCCAGGAGTCCCTGCCCCACTGACGCCGCTGCCTGTTGTACGGCGAGGGCTCGGGGCCGCCGGGGCAGGCCCAGAGGTGCCAGTCCGGCCGCGATCGCCCCCGACGACACCAGCACGACCTCGATGCCGGCCGCGCGGGCCTTCGCCAGCACGTCGACGAGCTGACGCATCCGGGCAGGGTCGAGCCCGCCGGTGCCGGACGTGAGCGAGGAGGAGCCGACCTTGACCACGACGCGGCGCGCCCCCGTGACAGCCTGGCGCACCTCCTCCCGCACGGTCATGACTCCGAGTCGTCGACCCGGTCGGGGTCGGCGGCGGAGCCGATCTCGTACGACGTCGGGCCGATCGGCTCCGAGTGGTCGAGCCGTCGCGCCACGTCGGCGCGGGTCTCGGTCTCGCTCCGATCGTCCATGGCGGCATCGATCTCGCGCCGGCGACGCTGCGCCGGACGCTTCTCCTCGAACCGGTGGTCCTCGCCGCGCCGGCCGAGCATCTCGGCGCCGGCCTCCATGGCGGGCTTGAAGTCGAAGACGACCGAGTTGTCGGGGTGACCGATGAGCACCGTGTCGCCCTCGACCGCACCCTGCTTGACCAGCTGCGCCTCGACACCGAGCCGGTTGAGGCGGTCGGCAAGGAAGCCGACAGCCTCGTCGTTGCTGAAGTCGGTCTGGCGGACCCAGCGCTCGGGCTTGTGGCCGCGCACGCGCCAACCCTCGACGTCCTTGGTGATGGTGAAGTCGCCACCGCCGTCGGCCGACGGCGGCCGGATCACGATGCGGGTGGTCTCCGCCGTGGGCTCGGCCGTCCGGGCCCGCTGGACGATCTCGGCCATCGCGAACGTCAGCTCGCGCAGGCCCGCCCCGGATGCCGCCGAGATCGGGAAGACCTGCAGGCCACGCTGGCGCAGGTCGTCGACGACCATGTCGGAGATGTCTCTGCCGTCGGGTACGTCGATCTTGTTGAGCGCGACGAGGCGGGGGCGGTCCTCGAGGCCGCCGTACTCGGCCAGCTCGTGCTCGATCACGTCGAGGTCGTCGAGCGGGTTG
This is a stretch of genomic DNA from Nocardioides sp. InS609-2. It encodes these proteins:
- the proB gene encoding glutamate 5-kinase translates to MTVREEVRQAVTGARRVVVKVGSSSLTSGTGGLDPARMRQLVDVLAKARAAGIEVVLVSSGAIAAGLAPLGLPRRPRALAVQQAAASVGQGLLAHRYQEEFARHGLVTGQVLLTVDDVTRRAHYRNAYRTFAKLLELGALPIVNENDTVATTEIRFGDNDRLAALVAHLVHADLLVLLSDVDGLYDGPPTREGSRLVAEVRSEDDLAHIKTGSAGGSGVGTGGMVTKLESARIATGAGIPVVLAAADQAAAALAGEPVGTLFHATGKKRPTRLLWLAHATEPRGRLVLDTGAVTAVTGRRASLLAAGVTGVEGSFDAGDPVDLVGPDGRPVARGLVNFDATEIPQLLGKSTSELVSTLGAAYEREVVHRDDLVIL
- a CDS encoding matrixin family metalloprotease, producing the protein MDDTSSKRPRHIRRWLDPVLVVLVMWPVVQLMGATAQSPSPQVDACRWQGDIPIEVLQATTDPSCSLVGRVVYAGNAAVTIPPAGMGVGAAAARDKTGGDALDFTVSTSLSGVVTAEVEELEPVVAARQQRNADACKDAQFNSGGHAWAAPLTWTFDASSTPRHLNKSRALRDLVAGAKNIAGGRNDCGLARVSTVGSSYAGVSSTRPDIDVIGNNITCGDYNTSNAVDFGALPRGIYGWTCFWWDSTGQMVAADMRVSNSPAVVTKVPHRCRSRFDLQAIATHEWGHAFGLGHVSAANRNLTMPPLLISCSSDQRTLGLGDYKGIEALYAPQ
- a CDS encoding endonuclease/exonuclease/phosphatase family protein, whose translation is MRARSVLFWLVVAGFLALAGMLTVLRLVQADGGWWIRGVAFTPLAVPLYAAALVLIVARRVVGGLRGTVLVVLPIAGLVLHSFWLAPLFTGANPPPAAGAEPVIVMTANLSVGRGDGSVVLREASRRGVDLLAVEEITPGALALMEESGLADLFPYREGETGTGIEGTMLFSRTAIDDVVPLATSFGGFTATVVVGEEPLRIVVAHPPSPIGSTSGWRSDHRIVLEAARGVEADLVVGDLNASPDHKVMMDLADAGWRDSVELANDGWLPTWPADGVEPVSDLPSPRLVQIDHVLLGDRWAAVDNDVVVFGGSDHAALVAVVAPK
- the obgE gene encoding GTPase ObgE — encoded protein: MAVPTFVDEVRLHIAAGRGGNGVASVHREKFKPLGGPDGGNGGPGGSVILRVDTDVTTLIDYHHSPIRRGEHGGHGAGDHRNGGHGSDLVLPVPDGTVVSDSEGNVLGDMVGPGTEMVIASGGRGGLGNAALASSKRKAPGFALLGEPGDEIDIVLELKVVADIGLVGFPSAGKSSLIAAISRARPKIADYPFTTLIPNLGVVRAGDTTFTVADVPGLIEGAADGRGLGHDFLRHIERCAALVHVIDTASIEPGRNPLDDLDVIEHELAEYGGLEDRPRLVALNKIDVPDGRDISDMVVDDLRQRGLQVFPISAASGAGLRELTFAMAEIVQRARTAEPTAETTRIVIRPPSADGGGDFTITKDVEGWRVRGHKPERWVRQTDFSNDEAVGFLADRLNRLGVEAQLVKQGAVEGDTVLIGHPDNSVVFDFKPAMEAGAEMLGRRGEDHRFEEKRPAQRRRREIDAAMDDRSETETRADVARRLDHSEPIGPTSYEIGSAADPDRVDDSES